The following coding sequences are from one Candidatus Nitrohelix vancouverensis window:
- a CDS encoding YifB family Mg chelatase-like AAA ATPase, whose translation MISSLNSGAVLGIDGYLVEVEVTLSPGLPAISIVGLPDAAVKESSDRVSAAIRNANLELPQQKITINLAPADIKKEGSSFDLPIALGILAANGLILAEALKDTLILGELSLDGRVKAIRGTLSIAAAAKQEGVQRLILPAQNANEASVVEGLQIIPVATLPQALDYLNGQIEIAATPDDTAANLFAESQYEVDFADVKAQHQVKRALEIAAAGGHNVLLIGPPGSGKSMLARRVPTILPTMALDEAIEATKIHSVMGLLSKDKGLLKARPFRTPHHTISDAGLIGGGRYPLPGEVSLAHNGLLFLDELPEFKRNVLEVLRQPLEDGQVSISRAAASVSYPANFILVAAMNPCPCGYKNDAKRECTCTPHDIRKYVSKISGPLLDRIDIHIEVPALNYNELSDEASGEPSESIRKRVEQSRQIQLHRFSKDSIYFNAGMSSRLLKKHCALDANSKNILSLSMDKLGLSARAHDRILKVARTIADLAGSESVMAEHVAEAIQYRSLDREQWF comes from the coding sequence AACAGCGGAGCAGTTCTTGGCATCGACGGCTATCTGGTGGAAGTCGAGGTGACGCTCAGCCCCGGCCTGCCCGCGATTTCCATCGTCGGCCTGCCCGACGCGGCGGTGAAGGAAAGTAGCGACCGGGTCTCTGCCGCGATACGCAACGCCAATCTGGAATTGCCGCAACAGAAAATCACCATCAACCTCGCTCCGGCGGATATCAAAAAAGAAGGCTCGTCCTTTGATCTGCCCATCGCCCTCGGCATTCTCGCCGCCAACGGTCTCATTCTTGCGGAAGCGCTCAAGGACACTTTGATTCTCGGCGAACTGTCCCTCGACGGACGCGTCAAAGCCATACGCGGGACCCTGTCCATCGCCGCCGCCGCGAAACAGGAAGGCGTTCAACGTCTCATCCTTCCCGCTCAGAACGCCAACGAAGCCTCGGTGGTGGAAGGACTGCAGATCATCCCCGTCGCCACGCTCCCGCAGGCCCTCGACTACCTGAACGGTCAGATCGAGATCGCCGCCACGCCGGACGACACCGCCGCGAACCTGTTCGCCGAATCGCAGTACGAGGTCGATTTCGCAGACGTCAAGGCCCAGCACCAGGTCAAGCGCGCCCTTGAAATCGCCGCCGCAGGCGGACACAATGTTCTGTTGATCGGCCCGCCCGGTAGCGGCAAGTCCATGCTCGCGCGGCGCGTTCCCACAATTTTACCGACGATGGCATTGGACGAAGCCATTGAAGCGACCAAGATTCACAGCGTCATGGGCCTGTTGAGCAAGGACAAGGGACTGCTCAAGGCCCGGCCCTTTCGCACCCCGCACCACACCATATCCGACGCCGGGCTGATCGGCGGCGGACGTTACCCGCTCCCCGGCGAAGTGTCGCTGGCGCATAACGGACTTCTTTTCCTCGACGAGTTGCCCGAATTCAAACGCAACGTGCTAGAGGTCCTGCGGCAACCCCTTGAGGACGGTCAGGTCTCCATTTCCCGCGCCGCCGCCTCGGTTTCCTATCCCGCCAATTTCATACTGGTAGCGGCGATGAACCCCTGCCCCTGCGGTTACAAAAACGACGCCAAGCGCGAATGCACCTGCACGCCGCACGATATTCGCAAATACGTCTCTAAAATTTCCGGCCCGCTTCTTGACCGCATCGACATCCACATCGAAGTGCCCGCGCTCAATTACAATGAATTGTCCGACGAGGCCAGCGGCGAACCCTCGGAATCGATCCGCAAGCGCGTGGAACAGAGCCGGCAAATTCAATTGCACCGCTTCAGTAAAGATTCGATCTATTTCAATGCGGGAATGAGTTCTCGGCTCCTGAAAAAACATTGCGCGCTGGACGCCAACTCCAAAAACATCCTGTCGCTCTCGATGGACAAACTCGGGCTGAGCGCCCGAGCGCACGACCGCATCCTGAAAGTCGCCCGCACCATCGCCGACCTCGCCGGGAGCGAAAGCGTGATGGCCGAACATGTCGCTGAAGCGATCCAGTACCGCTCCCTCGACCGCGAACAGTGGTTTTGA